The Alphaproteobacteria bacterium genome contains a region encoding:
- a CDS encoding SDR family NAD(P)-dependent oxidoreductase — protein MDIKGHAAIVTGGGSGLGAATAAELAKAGAKVALLDVNMDAANAHAKAIGAIAIKCDVSDGASAEAAIKEANAKNGVARILINCAGIGKAGRIVGREGPMPLGNYEQVIKVNLIGSFNTLRLFAADCSKTEALEEGERGVAINTASVAAYDGQIGQASYSSSKGGIVALTLPAARELAQFGIRVCAIAPGIFYTPMLMGLTEEIRKGLAASIPFPQVLGKPEQYAALARHIVENRYLNGEVIRLDGALRMAPK, from the coding sequence ATGGACATCAAGGGACACGCCGCGATCGTCACCGGCGGCGGCTCGGGGCTCGGCGCCGCGACTGCCGCCGAGCTGGCGAAGGCCGGCGCCAAGGTCGCGCTGCTCGACGTCAACATGGATGCGGCGAACGCGCACGCCAAGGCGATCGGCGCGATCGCGATCAAGTGCGACGTTTCCGATGGCGCGAGCGCGGAAGCGGCGATCAAGGAGGCCAATGCCAAGAACGGCGTCGCGCGCATCCTGATCAATTGCGCCGGCATCGGCAAAGCTGGCCGCATCGTCGGGCGCGAAGGCCCGATGCCGCTCGGCAACTACGAGCAGGTCATCAAGGTCAATCTCATCGGCTCGTTCAACACGCTGCGCCTGTTCGCGGCCGACTGCTCCAAGACCGAGGCGCTCGAAGAGGGCGAGCGCGGCGTCGCCATCAACACGGCGTCGGTCGCGGCCTATGACGGCCAGATCGGGCAAGCGTCGTATTCGTCCTCGAAGGGCGGCATCGTCGCGCTGACCTTGCCGGCCGCCCGCGAGCTCGCGCAGTTCGGCATCCGGGTCTGCGCGATAGCGCCGGGCATCTTCTATACGCCGATGCTGATGGGGCTCACGGAAGAAATCCGCAAGGGCCTGGCGGCGTCGATTCCGTTCCCGCAGGTGCTGGGCAAGCCGGAGCAATATGCGGCGCTCGCGCGCCACATCGTGGAGAACCGCTATCTCAACGGCGAAGTGATCCGGTTGGATGGCGCGTTACGCATGGCGCCCAAATGA
- a CDS encoding thioesterase family protein, with protein sequence MPYLTNTVARRIQWGECDPAGIVFYPRYFEMFDGSTTAMFSAGTGLTKYQMFEHYKFAGYPMVDTRARFLIPCRFGDDIAIETTMTEAKRSSFNITHHLKKDGALAVEAFETRVWVGRDPADASKIKSQPIPAELLAALSRS encoded by the coding sequence ATGCCCTATCTCACCAACACCGTCGCACGCCGCATCCAGTGGGGCGAATGCGATCCGGCCGGCATCGTGTTCTATCCGCGCTATTTCGAGATGTTCGACGGATCGACCACGGCGATGTTCTCGGCCGGAACGGGGCTCACCAAGTACCAGATGTTCGAGCACTACAAGTTCGCCGGCTACCCAATGGTCGATACGCGCGCGCGCTTCCTGATCCCGTGCCGCTTCGGCGACGACATCGCGATCGAAACCACGATGACCGAGGCGAAGCGCTCCAGCTTCAACATCACGCACCATTTGAAGAAGGACGGCGCGCTCGCGGTCGAGGCTTTCGAGACGCGCGTGTGGGTCGGCCGCGATCCGGCAGATGCGAGCAAGATCAAGTCTCAGCCGATCCCGGCCGAATTGCTCGCGGCGCTTTCCCGTTCCTGA
- a CDS encoding MarR family transcriptional regulator: MGERGKSIDLGPLPELIGYVLRRAQLAVFQDFFAAFAPFDIRPAQFSVLTIIERNPGLTQTKVAEALGIKRTNFVGMLDELEKRGLAERRQARDKRSYALYLTADGAALMRKLRPVLKAHESRMIARIGEEGRDRLVALLTEIVDGRERRVRNGKAPRAIRPGSAET; this comes from the coding sequence ATGGGCGAGCGCGGCAAATCGATCGATCTTGGACCGCTTCCGGAGCTGATCGGCTATGTGCTGCGCCGCGCGCAGCTTGCCGTGTTCCAGGACTTCTTCGCGGCGTTTGCGCCCTTCGATATCCGGCCGGCGCAGTTTTCCGTGCTGACCATCATCGAGCGCAATCCGGGGCTGACGCAGACAAAGGTCGCCGAGGCGCTCGGCATCAAGCGCACCAATTTCGTCGGCATGCTCGACGAACTGGAAAAACGGGGGCTCGCCGAGCGGCGGCAGGCGCGCGACAAGCGCTCCTATGCGCTCTATCTCACCGCCGACGGTGCCGCGCTGATGCGTAAGCTGCGCCCCGTCCTCAAGGCGCATGAGAGCCGCATGATCGCACGGATCGGCGAGGAAGGGCGCGACCGGCTGGTCGCGCTGCTCACCGAGATCGTGGATGGGCGCGAACGGCGCGTCAGGAACGGGAAAGCGCCGCGAGCAATTCGGCCGGGATCGGCTGAGACTTGA
- a CDS encoding TRAP transporter substrate-binding protein, which yields MRGKIIALSAALCLTAGAAAAQDKTFELRLSHWVPPSHPLQKALEDWGASIEKASNGTIKYKVYPSQQLGKAFDHYDMARDGIADVTYVSPGYQPGRFPIIDAGNLPFLVSNAKEGTGALDEWYRKYAAKEMGDVHFCFAFFHDPGTFHSTKKKIVVPGDIKGMKIRPAHATMASWVTQLGGTNVQAAAPEVRDVLEKGVAEAVTFPWGSIPLFGIDKVTKYHMEAALYSTTFVWVMNKAKYNEMSAAQKKVIDDHCTTQWAIRAASPWADFEHAGIKKLKDEGHDVYSLTSEQLAEWKKSAEPVTKVWADGVRKAGGDPDAILKDFKATLAKYNSAY from the coding sequence ATGCGAGGAAAGATCATCGCGCTCAGCGCGGCCCTATGCCTGACGGCCGGTGCGGCCGCCGCACAGGACAAGACCTTCGAACTGCGCCTGTCGCATTGGGTGCCGCCGTCGCACCCGCTGCAGAAGGCGCTGGAGGACTGGGGCGCCTCGATCGAGAAGGCCTCCAACGGCACCATCAAGTACAAGGTCTACCCCTCGCAGCAACTCGGCAAGGCGTTCGACCACTACGACATGGCGCGCGACGGCATCGCCGACGTGACCTATGTCAGCCCCGGCTATCAGCCCGGCCGCTTCCCGATCATCGATGCCGGCAACCTGCCGTTCCTGGTGAGCAACGCCAAGGAAGGCACCGGCGCGCTCGACGAGTGGTACCGCAAGTACGCCGCCAAGGAGATGGGCGACGTCCACTTCTGCTTCGCGTTCTTCCATGATCCCGGGACGTTCCATTCCACCAAGAAGAAGATCGTCGTACCCGGCGACATCAAGGGCATGAAGATCCGTCCCGCGCATGCCACGATGGCTTCGTGGGTCACGCAGCTCGGCGGCACCAACGTGCAGGCGGCCGCTCCGGAAGTGCGCGACGTTCTCGAGAAGGGCGTCGCCGAGGCGGTGACCTTCCCGTGGGGCTCGATCCCGCTGTTCGGCATCGACAAGGTGACGAAATATCACATGGAAGCGGCGCTCTATTCGACGACCTTCGTGTGGGTCATGAACAAGGCGAAATACAACGAGATGTCGGCGGCGCAGAAGAAGGTGATCGACGATCATTGCACCACGCAATGGGCGATCCGCGCCGCGAGCCCATGGGCCGACTTCGAGCACGCCGGCATCAAGAAGCTCAAGGACGAGGGCCACGACGTGTACTCGCTCACCAGCGAACAGCTCGCCGAGTGGAAGAAATCGGCCGAGCCGGTCACCAAGGTGTGGGCTGACGGCGTCAGGAAAGCCGGCGGCGACCCGGACGCCATCCTGAAGGATTTCAAGGCGACGCTCGCCAAATACAATTCGGCGTACTGA
- a CDS encoding TRAP transporter small permease codes for MPGGEINAAMDLEAPRKRGPMDRFIDGIELIAAFFVGIVAADIFISVLLRYFFSIQIPDAYDFGRLLLGILIFWGIAATSYRGTHITVDLVWANVNERWQRYIDVFATLVLLFVVTVQTYTLFDKVVSTYKDHVLTFDLRLPTWPFFLVAWLGDVSAVLLIAIRTYRLVFHPEEMEGGGYRIKPVE; via the coding sequence ATGCCCGGAGGCGAGATCAACGCCGCAATGGACCTGGAGGCGCCGCGCAAGCGCGGCCCGATGGATCGCTTCATCGATGGCATCGAGCTGATCGCGGCTTTCTTTGTGGGCATCGTGGCGGCCGACATCTTCATCTCGGTGCTGTTGCGCTATTTCTTCTCGATCCAGATTCCGGATGCCTACGACTTCGGGCGGCTGCTGCTCGGCATTCTCATTTTCTGGGGGATTGCCGCGACCTCGTATCGCGGCACCCACATCACGGTCGATCTGGTCTGGGCCAACGTGAACGAACGCTGGCAGCGCTATATCGACGTCTTCGCCACGCTGGTGCTGCTGTTCGTCGTCACGGTGCAGACCTACACGCTGTTCGACAAGGTGGTGTCGACCTACAAGGATCACGTGCTCACCTTCGATCTGCGGCTGCCGACCTGGCCGTTCTTCCTGGTCGCCTGGCTCGGCGACGTCTCGGCCGTGCTGCTCATCGCGATCCGCACTTACCGGCTCGTCTTCCATCCCGAGGAGATGGAAGGCGGCGGCTATCGCATCAAGCCGGTCGAATAA
- a CDS encoding TRAP transporter permease yields MSTDTVAILGFVTLFALMLLRVPVGMAMGLVGVTGFSYLVNGDAALKIIGHTSMRTVTDYTFGVIPMFLLMGAFVSNSGMSRELFRAANAFLGHLKGGLGIATIAACAGFAAISGSSVATAATFSTVAYPEMRRFNYPQSFATGVIAAGGTLGAMLPPSTVLAVYGIITEQDIGKLFIAGILPGALAATMYIITVMIIGAARPGFLPSGPKAPWSERLSAVRDVWATLLLFLFVIGGLYGGLFTPTEAGGMGAGGAFVIGVLRGRLDRASIRKSLLQATRTAAAVFTVLIGALLFGYFLTVTQTPQKVTAFLTGLGIGSYGVLGLIMLMYLVLGCLMDALAMVILTVPIIFPVIRELGFDPIWFGVIIVMTVELGLIHPPVGMIVFVIKSVIQDVTFATIFRGVLPFIITDLIRLIILIAFPIIALFLPSRM; encoded by the coding sequence ATGAGCACAGACACCGTCGCGATCCTCGGGTTCGTCACGCTCTTCGCCCTGATGCTGCTGCGCGTGCCGGTCGGCATGGCGATGGGCCTCGTCGGCGTCACGGGCTTTTCCTATCTGGTCAACGGCGATGCCGCGCTGAAGATCATCGGTCACACGTCTATGCGGACGGTGACCGACTACACGTTCGGCGTCATCCCGATGTTCCTGCTGATGGGTGCGTTCGTGTCGAACTCCGGCATGAGCCGCGAGCTGTTTCGCGCCGCGAATGCTTTCCTGGGCCACCTGAAAGGCGGACTTGGCATCGCGACAATCGCGGCCTGCGCCGGCTTTGCGGCGATCTCCGGCTCGTCGGTCGCGACCGCCGCGACCTTCTCGACTGTCGCGTATCCGGAGATGCGCCGCTTCAACTATCCGCAGAGCTTCGCAACCGGCGTGATCGCGGCCGGCGGCACGCTCGGCGCGATGCTGCCGCCGTCCACGGTGCTCGCCGTCTACGGCATCATCACCGAGCAGGACATCGGCAAGCTGTTCATCGCCGGCATCCTGCCTGGCGCCCTCGCCGCCACGATGTACATCATCACCGTGATGATCATCGGCGCGGCGCGGCCGGGCTTCCTGCCCTCCGGCCCGAAGGCGCCGTGGAGCGAGCGCCTGTCCGCCGTGCGCGACGTGTGGGCGACGCTGCTGCTGTTTCTGTTCGTCATCGGCGGGCTCTATGGCGGCCTGTTCACGCCGACCGAGGCGGGCGGCATGGGGGCGGGCGGCGCGTTCGTGATCGGCGTGCTGCGCGGGCGGCTTGACCGCGCCAGTATCCGCAAGTCGCTCCTCCAGGCGACACGCACGGCGGCGGCGGTGTTCACGGTGCTGATCGGCGCGCTGCTGTTCGGCTACTTCCTCACCGTGACGCAGACGCCACAGAAGGTGACGGCGTTCCTCACCGGGCTCGGCATCGGCAGCTACGGCGTGCTCGGCCTCATCATGCTGATGTACCTGGTGCTCGGCTGCCTGATGGACGCGCTCGCGATGGTGATCCTCACGGTGCCGATCATCTTTCCGGTGATCAGGGAGCTCGGCTTCGATCCGATCTGGTTCGGCGTGATCATCGTGATGACGGTCGAGCTCGGGCTTATCCACCCGCCGGTCGGCATGATCGTGTTCGTGATAAAAAGCGTGATCCAGGACGTGACCTTCGCGACGATCTTCCGCGGCGTGCTGCCGTTCATCATCACGGACCTGATCCGGTTGATCATTCTGATCGCCTTTCCGATCATCGCGCTGTTTCTGCCGTCGCGGATGTAG
- a CDS encoding ester cyclase: MKWLISVFAAVAFACPAFAADLEANKKTVLEFYEAGLNKKDFEAASKYFGPKYIQHNPGAPDGTEGFKSFVNFLKEKFPNSHSEIRRVFADGDYVILHVHAVREPGTRGRAIVDIFRLENGKIVEHWDVAQDIPEKMPHNNGMF, translated from the coding sequence ATGAAATGGCTTATCTCTGTGTTTGCCGCAGTGGCTTTTGCATGCCCGGCCTTCGCGGCCGACCTCGAAGCCAACAAGAAGACAGTGCTCGAATTCTACGAGGCGGGGCTGAACAAGAAGGACTTCGAGGCGGCATCGAAATATTTCGGACCGAAATACATCCAGCACAATCCAGGCGCACCCGATGGCACTGAGGGCTTCAAGAGTTTCGTGAATTTCCTCAAGGAGAAATTCCCCAACTCGCACAGCGAAATCAGACGAGTGTTCGCCGACGGCGACTACGTGATCCTGCACGTCCATGCGGTGCGCGAGCCCGGTACCCGCGGCCGGGCCATCGTGGACATTTTCCGGCTGGAAAACGGCAAGATCGTCGAGCATTGGGACGTCGCGCAGGACATCCCCGAGAAGATGCCGCACAACAACGGGATGTTCTGA